In Dyadobacter subterraneus, a single genomic region encodes these proteins:
- a CDS encoding DUF819 family protein, whose translation MLQNDATVLGLLMVILAMVFYTASLPNKGWQRLYSIFPPLLLCYFIPGLLNSFGIINGATSQLYPVVSRYLLPACLVLFTLGMDWKALAKLGPPAIIMMLVGSFGIIIGGPIALFIVGKISPETVAGEGSEAIWRGLATIAGSWIGGGANQTALREVFKPSDRLFSQIVAVDVITAELWMAVLIYGAGFATKIDRFLKADSSQIDHVKNDLEQAQLTNQKIPGTKDFIYLCAVGLGATGLAHWLAEKITPYLSTNYPSLEKYSLTSSFFWITGLVTLMGIIISFTPLRKLENVGASKLGSVFLYILVATIGMQMDLGSIADNPGLFGIGLIWMMVHAGLIVLVARLLKIPYFFLAVSSQANVGGSASASVVAAAFHPSLASVGILLAILGYAIGTYGGYLSALMMQWVSEM comes from the coding sequence ATGTTACAAAATGACGCTACGGTTCTTGGCCTGCTCATGGTGATTCTCGCCATGGTTTTCTATACAGCGTCACTTCCGAACAAAGGCTGGCAACGACTTTACAGTATTTTTCCGCCACTACTACTATGTTATTTTATTCCCGGTTTACTAAATTCCTTTGGAATTATTAATGGAGCGACTTCTCAACTTTATCCTGTCGTTTCAAGATATCTGCTGCCCGCTTGTCTGGTTCTTTTTACCTTAGGAATGGATTGGAAAGCGCTTGCAAAACTTGGTCCACCAGCCATTATTATGATGCTGGTAGGTTCATTCGGAATTATTATCGGCGGACCGATTGCGCTTTTTATTGTTGGAAAAATAAGTCCGGAAACCGTTGCCGGTGAAGGTTCGGAGGCGATTTGGCGGGGATTGGCAACCATTGCCGGGAGCTGGATTGGCGGCGGGGCAAATCAGACAGCGTTGCGCGAAGTTTTCAAACCAAGCGACCGTTTATTTTCACAAATTGTTGCTGTTGATGTGATTACCGCAGAATTATGGATGGCGGTTTTAATTTATGGCGCAGGTTTTGCGACAAAAATTGATCGTTTTCTAAAAGCCGACAGCAGTCAGATTGATCATGTTAAAAACGATCTGGAACAAGCCCAGTTGACGAACCAGAAAATTCCCGGCACAAAAGATTTCATTTATTTATGTGCCGTTGGTCTTGGTGCTACCGGATTGGCGCATTGGCTAGCGGAAAAGATCACGCCTTATCTTTCAACCAATTATCCGTCATTGGAAAAATACAGTCTGACTTCCAGTTTTTTCTGGATTACCGGTTTGGTTACTTTGATGGGAATTATTATTTCTTTCACGCCTTTACGAAAACTGGAAAACGTTGGGGCATCAAAACTGGGAAGTGTTTTTTTATACATTCTGGTGGCAACAATTGGTATGCAGATGGATTTAGGATCGATTGCTGATAATCCCGGACTTTTTGGAATTGGCTTGATCTGGATGATGGTTCATGCCGGTTTAATTGTTCTGGTAGCACGATTATTGAAAATCCCTTACTTTTTCCTGGCCGTTTCCAGTCAGGCCAATGTAGGTGGTTCCGCCTCCGCTTCTGTTGTCGCAGCCGCTTTTCATCCTTCACTGGCGTCTGTCGGAATTTTATTAGCGATTTTAGGATACGCCATAGGCACTTATGGAGGCTATCTTTCTGCACTTATGATGCAGTGGGTTAGCGAAATGTAG
- the lepA gene encoding translation elongation factor 4 has translation MKNIRNFCIIAHIDHGKSTLADRLLEFTKTVSNRDMQAQLLDNMDLERERGITIKSHAIQMTYLYKGEEYTLNLIDTPGHVDFSYEVSRSIAACEGALLLVDASQGTEAQTISNLYLAINHNLTIIPVLNKVDLPGARPEEIKDEMVDLLGCDRDDIIPASGKEGIGIKEILDAIIERVPSPVGDPEAPLQALIFDSVFNSYRGIEVIFRIKNGSIKKGDKVKFMNTGKEYIADEIGTLGLVQIPKQVVECGDVGYLISGIKVAKEVKVGDTITHLHRQASESIVGFSEVKPMVFAGIYPVDTTEFEELRDAMEKLQLNDAALVWEPETSAALGFGFRCGFLGMLHMEIVQERLEREFDMTVITTVPSVQFRITNTKDQLINISAPSEMPEPNLINWIEEPYINAQIITKSDYIGPILTLCMDKRGMLKNQVYLTAERVELQFRLPLAEVVFDFFDKLKTISKGYASLDYDLAGYEESDMVKLDVMLNGEPVDALSAIVHRTKAYEWGKKLCEKLRELIPRQMFEIAIQAAIGQKIIARETVKAMRKDVLAKCYGGDISRKRKLLEKQKKGKKRMRQVGNVEIPQEAFMAVLKIN, from the coding sequence ATGAAGAACATTCGTAATTTTTGCATTATTGCCCATATTGACCACGGAAAAAGTACGCTGGCAGATCGTCTGTTGGAATTTACCAAAACGGTATCCAACCGCGACATGCAGGCTCAGCTCCTTGACAATATGGATCTGGAACGCGAACGCGGCATCACGATCAAGAGCCACGCGATCCAGATGACTTATCTTTACAAAGGGGAAGAATACACACTGAACCTGATTGATACGCCGGGACACGTCGATTTTTCTTATGAAGTTTCCCGTTCAATTGCTGCGTGTGAAGGTGCATTATTGCTCGTTGATGCTTCACAGGGAACAGAAGCGCAGACTATCTCAAACTTATATCTTGCGATAAATCATAACCTTACCATCATTCCGGTACTGAATAAAGTCGATTTGCCAGGTGCAAGACCTGAGGAAATCAAGGATGAAATGGTTGATCTTCTTGGCTGTGACCGCGATGATATTATTCCGGCGAGTGGAAAAGAAGGAATTGGTATCAAAGAAATTCTGGATGCCATCATTGAGAGAGTTCCTTCACCGGTTGGCGATCCGGAAGCTCCTTTACAGGCACTGATCTTTGACTCGGTTTTTAACTCTTACCGTGGTATTGAGGTAATTTTCCGTATCAAAAACGGAAGTATTAAAAAAGGCGATAAGGTAAAATTCATGAACACCGGTAAGGAATATATTGCCGATGAGATTGGAACACTAGGACTTGTACAAATACCAAAACAGGTTGTTGAGTGTGGCGATGTAGGTTATCTTATTTCCGGTATTAAGGTTGCCAAAGAAGTAAAAGTGGGTGATACGATCACACATTTGCACCGTCAGGCCTCTGAATCGATTGTTGGTTTCTCGGAAGTAAAACCAATGGTTTTTGCTGGTATTTATCCGGTCGACACTACGGAGTTTGAAGAACTTCGTGATGCGATGGAAAAACTTCAGTTGAATGACGCGGCCCTGGTTTGGGAACCTGAAACATCTGCGGCTCTTGGCTTTGGTTTCCGTTGCGGATTCCTTGGAATGCTGCACATGGAAATTGTTCAGGAACGTCTGGAACGCGAATTTGATATGACGGTTATTACAACGGTTCCGTCCGTTCAGTTTAGAATAACCAATACAAAAGATCAGTTGATCAATATCAGTGCGCCTTCTGAAATGCCGGAGCCGAACCTTATCAACTGGATTGAAGAACCTTATATCAATGCACAGATCATCACAAAATCTGACTACATCGGCCCGATCCTCACGCTTTGTATGGATAAGCGCGGGATGTTGAAAAATCAGGTTTATCTGACGGCTGAGCGTGTAGAATTGCAATTCAGACTGCCGCTTGCAGAAGTTGTGTTTGACTTTTTTGACAAACTTAAAACAATTTCAAAAGGTTACGCATCTCTGGATTATGATCTGGCTGGATACGAAGAATCTGACATGGTTAAACTTGACGTAATGCTTAACGGTGAACCGGTTGATGCTTTGTCGGCCATTGTTCACAGAACGAAAGCATACGAATGGGGTAAAAAACTTTGCGAGAAATTACGTGAGCTGATACCTCGTCAAATGTTTGAGATCGCAATCCAGGCCGCTATCGGTCAGAAGATTATCGCCCGTGAAACAGTGAAGGCGATGCGTAAAGACGTATTGGCAAAATGTTATGGCGGTGATATTTCGCGTAAGCGTAAACTGCTTGAAAAACAGAAAAAAGGGAAGAAACGTATGCGTCAGGTTGGTAATGTAGAAATACCACAGGAAGCATTTATGGCTGTATTAAAGATTAATTAA